The genomic region TCCATCTCCCCTCCCAGCACTCGCCGCGCCAGCTTCGAACCCAGCATCCTTCCCAATGCCGTCTGCAGCACCGGCGGCCCTGAACCCTTCCTCTGCTCCGACGACAcaacaccatcaccaccaccatcagcgTTTGCTCCATCATGACCAGTCGCACCCTTCTCCGTCGGGGGCCGGACTTTGGTCGCCCTGTCTTCGCGGGAGCGTGGTTCGGCGGCGCCGTGAACCATCGTCGGAGACGGGACCCCGGCCATCTGCGGCTCCCGGGGAGATGGTCTCGAGCCGTAAGAGCTCTGCACAAGGGCACATGCGAGAAGAAGAAGCGGGAGCCAGGCGTGTGAGTACCGTGCCATTGGTTAGGTAAGGGTTTCGGCGAAGGCACTACTTACGTAGCTAGGTGCGAGCTTTGTTTGGCTCTTTTACCACACGAGTGACAAGACTAGGAATAGAACTGTTACTGCAATGCTTGCAATGCGGAGATGCACAGGCAAACGGGACCTACTTATAGAGGGTGTCCGGACGTGTACGTAAAGAAGATAGACCGAAATGCCTGGGCAATGGCGAGGAAAGCGCCCCACGTACACAGTTTTCACCGAGCATGTGACGAAGCACATGAGCATAGTAGTATCATCGTCTTGAGCATAGAGCAGCAAAGTCTGGCTGGAAACTACGCGTGTCTCCTCCGGCCGGCCGTGTCCGTTCGGCATGACAAACATGCACGCACCACCTGTCGGTGCATGGTTCTGTACTCTCCATACTACTCGTAACACGTGGACCTTTTTGCGAGGAGTATACAAGTAGTACACTCTACAGTAGAATAGGAGTATCAAGGATTCGCTGAGCTGTAAAAGTGATGCATCTCCTACTAGTAGGCTACTAGCTTGCAAAGTAAGTATATACAATGGGCACTGGGCTGGTGGTCGGGGACTCGGGGGCATTGCACAGGAGCACACAAGCTTCTTCGGTTCACACCTGAGAGTAAATTAGACTATATAATCATATGGTAGGTAAACTGAGGTCGCATGTCGCGCACGGCCATGTCTGACTATGTGCACCCGCACGCTACCGCAAAGTATACGAGTATATACTGCTAGATATCGTCACCGCTGACGGAACAGCGGGTAGTGAGTTTCGGGACTGGTaggagtactagctagctgccaatTAAAATGCACGCCGAGCTGGTATGTTCTCCGAAACTGGTGTATCGTGTGGCTGGAGCAAAGACCGACCATGCGAGGGAGCATCTGCGTGTATATGCCTGATGGATCCTTTACACGGAAGCACCTCAGCTAGTACCGATGACATGGGTGCCGCCaagcagtccaccaggccctcgaCGCCGCTGCCGATCTAAAGCCAGATGACATGCAGCCGAAGACCGCATCCACGGGCTGgcctggatcgggcggcggcgcgatgcggtcttcggctgcatgtcatctggctttagatcggcggcagcgtcgagggcctggtggactgcttggcgg from Triticum aestivum cultivar Chinese Spring chromosome 4A, IWGSC CS RefSeq v2.1, whole genome shotgun sequence harbors:
- the LOC123082357 gene encoding uncharacterized protein; this encodes MARYSHAWLPLLLLACALVQSSYGSRPSPREPQMAGVPSPTMVHGAAEPRSREDRATKVRPPTEKGATGHDGANADGGGDGVVSSEQRKGSGPPVLQTALGRMLGSKLARRVLGGEMEDSAAGPSCHSNNAHITCAPPAQH